In the Pyrococcus kukulkanii genome, one interval contains:
- the radB gene encoding DNA repair and recombination protein RadB, translated as MLTTGVKALDELLGGGVARGVILQVYGAFATGKTTFAMQVGLLNEGKVVYIDTEGGFSPERLKQMAESRGLDPQRALEKFILFEPLDFKEQRRVISKLKTVVNDKFSLVVVDSITAHYRSEGSKDHGDLAKQLQVLQWLARRKNVAVIVVNQVYYDSNSNTLRPIAEHTLGYKTKDIVRFERLRVGVRVAVLERHRFKPEGTMVYFKITDKGIEDVSE; from the coding sequence ATGCTAACTACGGGGGTTAAGGCTCTAGATGAGTTGCTTGGGGGAGGCGTAGCTAGGGGAGTTATCCTGCAGGTCTACGGTGCTTTTGCCACTGGAAAAACGACTTTTGCAATGCAGGTTGGCCTTTTGAATGAGGGGAAGGTTGTTTACATCGACACCGAAGGTGGTTTCTCTCCCGAGAGATTGAAGCAGATGGCTGAGAGCAGGGGGCTGGATCCGCAGAGGGCTTTGGAGAAGTTCATACTTTTTGAGCCCCTGGATTTTAAGGAGCAAAGGCGGGTAATATCCAAACTCAAGACTGTCGTTAATGATAAGTTCTCCCTAGTTGTTGTGGATTCAATTACCGCTCACTACAGGTCAGAGGGCAGTAAAGATCACGGTGATCTAGCTAAGCAACTTCAGGTTCTCCAATGGCTTGCTAGAAGGAAGAACGTTGCTGTAATAGTCGTAAATCAAGTGTACTATGACTCGAACTCCAACACCCTGAGACCGATAGCCGAGCACACCTTGGGCTACAAAACAAAGGATATAGTGAGGTTCGAGAGGCTGAGGGTTGGGGTAAGGGTTGCCGTTCTCGAGAGGCACAGGTTTAAGCCCGAGGGAACGATGGTCTACTTCAAGATTACCGATAAAGGGATAGAGGATGTTAGCGAATGA
- a CDS encoding MBL fold metallo-hydrolase translates to MKIVWYGHACFLVKTKGVSILIDPYPDVDEDRMEKVDYILITHEHIDHYGKTPLIARLNDAEVIGPKTVYLMAISDGLTKVREVKAGQTFDVGDVEVEAFYTEHPTSQYPLGYLIKGEKSVAHLGDTYYSPTFKGLRGRVDILLVPIGGRSTASEREAVDIIDIIRPRIVVPMHYGTYGSGNVEGFKQELVKRRVWVLVKDLKPYEGFEV, encoded by the coding sequence ATGAAGATAGTCTGGTACGGTCACGCATGCTTTCTCGTGAAGACGAAAGGCGTGAGCATTCTGATAGATCCTTATCCTGATGTAGATGAGGACAGGATGGAGAAAGTTGATTACATCCTTATAACTCACGAGCACATAGATCATTACGGCAAAACTCCCCTAATAGCGAGGCTTAATGACGCTGAAGTAATAGGGCCGAAAACTGTTTACCTCATGGCAATAAGCGATGGCCTCACGAAGGTCAGGGAAGTTAAGGCGGGCCAGACATTTGATGTTGGGGATGTTGAGGTTGAAGCCTTCTACACCGAACACCCAACGAGCCAGTACCCCTTGGGCTACCTCATAAAAGGCGAAAAGAGCGTTGCACACCTTGGGGATACGTACTACAGTCCCACATTCAAGGGGCTTAGGGGAAGGGTTGACATATTATTGGTTCCAATAGGAGGGAGATCAACTGCGAGCGAGAGGGAGGCGGTGGATATAATCGACATAATAAGGCCAAGGATCGTCGTTCCAATGCACTACGGAACTTACGGCTCGGGAAACGTTGAAGGCTTTAAGCAGGAATTGGTTAAGAGGCGCGTTTGGGTTCTTGTAAAGGATCTCAAGCCCTATGAGGGCTTTGAGGTATGA